AATATTTTCGAGTTTGTTTTGGAATGCCGAATGCTTCAAGCCCTATCACATAAGATATGTCACACTTATTAAAAGTTTTACCAGCTACAAGTATCGCACAATCAAGTGTAGCAGTATGACCTGAAAAACCTAAATTTTTCTTTTTTTGCCTGACAATTTCAAGAAGAACTGCTGTGGGTAATCTTACCATCCCGAAACCACCAACTGCTATATAATTTCCATCATTAATTAACTCTGAAACGGCTTTTGACACAGTAGTTAGTTTGTTTACCAAATTCTTCGTTTTTTTTCTAAAGAAATCCCTCATTTCATCAGGATCAGGGCCTGTAAATAGTTCTCCTTCACTCAGCATAATTAATCCTCCCCTTCAAAAGTATCTAAAAAGTTAAGAGAGGAATACCCAAAATTAATGGGTAATCCTCCTTTCTCATCATTTAATTATTTCTTCAATAATTTTATTGATAGTATCTTCTGGAAGAACACTCTTAAGAATTATCCCTGTCTCCTTTATTTTTTGAAGAATTTCTTCAACCTGCTCTTTTGTAGCGGATACCCCTTTATTATTCAGCACATATTCAACAAAGGATCTTCCACTTTTCTTACCCGCTACGTATTTAGACTGGCGATTAAAAATTGTAGGTGAATAAGGATAAAAACTGTCTTTCAGTCCTAATTTATTTTCAAGTTTAATATTGGCATCTACTATGATACCTGACTCGCTGTCAAAAATAGCTTCTCCTACTATGGGTTTCAATTTAGAAACTTTTAATTTTGATACCTCTTCTATTATTTTTGATACTCTATAAATTTCTTTTAAATTGATGTTGGTATTAATATCCATAAGCAGTTCAAGAGCAGCAACTATTTCTTCAGTTGCGACATTCCCGGCTCTTTCTCCTAAACCATTGAAAGAGCACTCTATAGCTTCTGCACCACTCACTATTGCCATTAGTGCAGAACCAGTAGCAAACCCAAAATCATTGTGAATATGGAATGATAACGGAACTTCAGGTATCCATTCTTTCATTTTGCGAACCAAATATTGAACTGCTACAGGATGTGCCTGATTAAAAGTATCAGAAATACCAATTTGGTCCACTTCAACGTTTTTTACTACCTCGGTAAAAATTTTTCTTAAGACGTCTAAATTACTAACCCTAAAAGTCTCCCAACCACAAAACTCAACAAAAAGGCCAGCTTC
This region of Petrotoga sp. 9PWA.NaAc.5.4 genomic DNA includes:
- a CDS encoding LeuA family protein codes for the protein MKNIEPIENCTLKEPYFTDEKWITHLNYIDEVRSQMKIPEKVIIHDVTLRDGEQTAGIVFTEDEKVFIAQELDKIGVPLIEVGTPAVSDDDKRVFKRLSEMNLKAKTLALSRITEKDVELAIENKADGIFLETSVNPYFLRHVLGMSVDDLIQKVIKCAKMAKEAGLFVEFCGWETFRVSNLDVLRKIFTEVVKNVEVDQIGISDTFNQAHPVAVQYLVRKMKEWIPEVPLSFHIHNDFGFATGSALMAIVSGAEAIECSFNGLGERAGNVATEEIVAALELLMDINTNINLKEIYRVSKIIEEVSKLKVSKLKPIVGEAIFDSESGIIVDANIKLENKLGLKDSFYPYSPTIFNRQSKYVAGKKSGRSFVEYVLNNKGVSATKEQVEEILQKIKETGIILKSVLPEDTINKIIEEIIK